One genomic segment of Brevibacillus laterosporus LMG 15441 includes these proteins:
- a CDS encoding iron-hydroxamate ABC transporter substrate-binding protein, with amino-acid sequence MRFGGFKTARKVMLTICLTGVLSACGNSNNITETAGKNGANAGSETISYTAINGEVHIPKDPKRVVVAEEIYVGDILALGIKPVGIPQKAFHNIYLKEKLDGIQNIGDGTSTEKIMELKPDLIITFSGAENIDQLQKIAPTVAVEYGKKDVREQVREFGKITNREDKANEWIAKWDKKVAEAKPRVKAVVGDKTVSILNPYSKGIYVFGSNFSRGGEVLYNELQLKAPAIIQKEVIDSGTGFGSLSLETLPSYAGDYIFTSAWSGDDANPEVVYNSSIWKSLPAVKNDRVFTMDKNSSVFNDPISLEGQLDFIVEKLTK; translated from the coding sequence ATGAGATTCGGAGGGTTTAAAACAGCTCGCAAGGTTATGCTGACCATTTGTCTAACAGGGGTTTTGAGTGCTTGCGGGAATTCTAATAATATTACTGAGACAGCAGGCAAAAATGGTGCCAATGCTGGAAGTGAAACGATCTCCTACACAGCGATAAATGGAGAGGTCCACATTCCCAAAGACCCCAAGCGTGTGGTGGTTGCTGAAGAAATTTACGTCGGTGATATTTTGGCCCTTGGTATCAAGCCAGTAGGAATTCCGCAAAAGGCTTTTCATAACATTTATCTTAAAGAAAAACTAGATGGGATTCAAAATATCGGGGATGGCACGTCAACTGAAAAGATTATGGAGCTTAAGCCTGACTTAATTATTACCTTCAGTGGGGCAGAGAACATTGACCAATTGCAAAAAATCGCTCCCACAGTAGCGGTTGAGTACGGTAAGAAAGATGTAAGAGAGCAGGTAAGAGAATTTGGTAAGATAACAAATAGAGAGGATAAGGCTAACGAGTGGATTGCGAAGTGGGATAAAAAGGTAGCAGAAGCCAAGCCAAGAGTGAAGGCAGTAGTAGGCGACAAAACGGTTTCCATACTAAATCCCTACTCTAAGGGTATTTATGTATTCGGTAGCAATTTTTCGAGAGGAGGCGAAGTACTCTACAACGAATTGCAGCTAAAAGCACCAGCTATTATTCAGAAGGAAGTCATTGATAGTGGTACTGGATTTGGAAGTTTATCTCTTGAAACGTTACCTTCCTATGCAGGCGATTATATTTTTACAAGCGCATGGTCCGGAGATGATGCCAATCCTGAGGTTGTTTATAATAGTAGTATTTGGAAATCACTACCTGCTGTCAAAAACGATCGCGTATTTACAATGGATAAAAACTCCTCTGTATTTAATGACCCCATTTCGTTAGAGGGACAGCTTGATTTTATTGTCGAGAAGCTAACGAAGTAA
- a CDS encoding family 10 glycosylhydrolase, translating to MKLRQLFALLLLFTLCIPMMGQSVQAQASQGISIYLDGQRINSDVPPYIIPKVNVTMVPLRVISEGLGAQANWDQSKQTVTIRKPDTNISMTVKQNYATVNGSEVNLDSSVVNKQGRVIVPLRFVSQQLGLQVAWDQPTQTITLQSGNQANSNQLPPPDIVGPENGLYPEYPGNVISPENTNPGFPPNPGVPTTTERSLRGVWVSTVYNLDWPSAASYSNMGKQQQEYIQLLDSIQGMGLNTVFVQVRPSADAFYPSSLVPWSKYLTGTQGKNPGYDPLAFMIEETHKRGMEFHAWFNPFRANVDANTDQLAANHVAKLHPEWIINAKNKLYINPGIPEARQQIITEIMEVVNRYQIDGVHLDDYFYPSDGVFPDDATFKAYNFNSFATKAEWRRDNINQFVRQLGEAIHSAKPQVQYGISPFGVWRNKSMDSTGSDTKAGVTAYDNMHADVRTWIKQGWIDYVMPQIYWSFSFSAAQYDKLVTWWANEVNGTNVKLYVGHSPYKLGTKEAGWQSAQEIINQLQFNTQFPQVKGDVFFSVKDLRKNPLGIADLLRSYYGK from the coding sequence ATGAAGCTTCGCCAGTTATTCGCCCTGCTTCTTTTGTTCACACTATGCATCCCCATGATGGGCCAGTCAGTGCAAGCTCAGGCTTCCCAGGGGATTAGTATCTACCTGGATGGACAAAGAATAAATAGTGATGTCCCACCGTACATCATTCCAAAAGTAAATGTCACCATGGTTCCGCTTCGTGTTATCAGCGAAGGCCTAGGTGCCCAGGCTAATTGGGATCAATCTAAGCAAACCGTGACAATTCGTAAGCCAGACACCAACATAAGCATGACCGTAAAGCAAAATTATGCAACGGTAAACGGATCGGAAGTTAACTTAGACTCTTCCGTAGTAAACAAGCAAGGTCGTGTCATCGTTCCGCTACGCTTTGTAAGTCAACAATTAGGTCTTCAAGTAGCTTGGGATCAGCCTACACAAACCATCACACTGCAATCAGGCAACCAAGCTAATTCTAATCAATTGCCACCACCAGATATTGTAGGCCCGGAAAACGGACTATACCCTGAATATCCTGGCAATGTCATCAGTCCTGAAAATACAAACCCTGGTTTCCCTCCTAATCCCGGAGTGCCTACTACCACCGAGCGTTCTTTGCGAGGTGTTTGGGTATCTACCGTTTATAATTTAGATTGGCCTTCCGCCGCTTCCTATAGCAATATGGGCAAACAACAACAGGAGTACATACAATTGCTAGACTCTATACAGGGAATGGGCTTAAATACTGTATTTGTCCAGGTTCGTCCTTCGGCAGATGCCTTTTATCCATCATCACTAGTTCCATGGTCTAAATACCTGACAGGAACACAAGGAAAAAACCCTGGCTATGATCCTCTTGCTTTTATGATTGAAGAAACACATAAACGCGGTATGGAGTTTCACGCTTGGTTTAACCCTTTTAGAGCTAACGTTGATGCAAACACCGATCAATTAGCTGCTAACCATGTAGCAAAACTCCATCCAGAGTGGATCATTAATGCGAAAAACAAGCTCTACATTAACCCGGGAATACCTGAAGCACGTCAACAAATCATCACGGAAATTATGGAGGTAGTAAACCGATACCAAATCGATGGCGTTCATCTGGACGATTACTTCTATCCGTCTGACGGGGTATTCCCTGATGACGCTACCTTCAAGGCTTATAACTTCAACTCGTTTGCCACAAAAGCGGAGTGGCGCCGCGATAATATTAATCAATTTGTTCGTCAACTAGGGGAAGCCATTCATAGCGCTAAGCCACAAGTACAATATGGTATAAGTCCATTTGGTGTATGGCGCAATAAATCGATGGACAGTACCGGATCGGACACAAAAGCCGGCGTGACTGCTTATGACAATATGCATGCAGACGTTCGTACATGGATTAAGCAAGGCTGGATTGATTATGTTATGCCGCAAATCTACTGGAGCTTCTCCTTCTCTGCTGCCCAGTACGACAAGCTCGTTACTTGGTGGGCAAATGAAGTGAATGGAACCAATGTGAAGCTATATGTAGGGCATTCTCCTTATAAGCTGGGAACAAAGGAAGCAGGCTGGCAATCAGCTCAGGAGATTATTAATCAATTGCAGTTTAATACTCAGTTCCCTCAGGTAAAGGGCGATGTCTTCTTTAGCGTTAAGGATCTTCGTAAGAATCCGCTTGGAATCGCTGATTTGCTAAGAAGCTATTACGGTAAATAG